AAAGACATATGTCCGAGTGGGAACCGAAGATTGTTGCCTTCTTGTGCAATTGGAGTTCATATGCGGGAGCGGATTTTGCCGGCCTGAAACGTCTGAAATACCCTGCAAACATCCGTGTCGTTAAAGTGCCTTGTGCCGGCCGGATCAATCCCAAATTCATCCTTTCCGCCCTCCGTCATGGAGCTGACGGAGTGTGGATTTCCGGTTGCCACCCCGGGGAGTGCCACTTTGTCGAAGGCAATTACTATGCGCGGCGCAAGTTTGCCCTTCTGAAGAGCTTTCTGGAACACACGGGGATTGAACCGGGACGAATCCATTTTTCATGGATCCTGGCGACTGAGGCTAATAAATTTGCGCAAATGGCACAAGAGGTGGTTGACGGAGTGAAAGCGCTGGGGCCAGCCCGTCATTTCATCAAAAAGCAAGCCGAGGTGTAAATCGATGCGAGCATATACCGAGAAAATTCGAGAGGCGGCAAAACGCCTGTTGTCTGAAAATAAAGTGGACGTGGTGATCGGCTTTCGCGCTGGAACGATTCCCTTCATGAATGAACCGTTCATCGCAAAAAATGTGAAACAGGTGGACCAGCTCGTCTGGGATGGCAATTGCGGAATCAACTTGGCCAATTATATCACCAAGCGTACCGACCGGATCGCCGTTGTGGCCAAGGGGTGTGATTCCCGAAACATTGTTGTCCATATCATGGAAAACCAGATCAAACGGGATCAGCTCCACATCCTGGGGGCTCCCTGCAAGGGAATGATCGACAGAAGACGCATCCTTGCAGAACTCAAGGGAAAAGAACCGCTCCAGGTGGAGGAATTGGACGGCAAGGTGCAGATCAAGGGGCGTGATTTTGAGTTGAGCCTGGATCGCAAGGAATATTTGCAGGAAAACTGTGCCATCTGTATTCACCGCAACCCCGTCATTTACGATGAATTGCTGGGAGATCTGGTGGAAGAGCAGGATGTGGACCGTTACGAAGACATCCGCAAGGTGGAAGCGCTTCCTCCTGAAGAGCGTTGGCAATACTTTGAAGACCTGATCTCTTCCTGTATCCGGTGTTATGCCTGCCGGAACGCCTGCCCCGCCTGTTATTGTCCCACATGTTTTGTGGATGAATCCCGTCCACAGTGGGTGGGGAAGACCATCGATGCAACGGATACCCGGACTTTTCACTTCCTTAGGGCCTATCACTTGGCTGGACGCTGTACGGATTGCGGCGCTTGCGAGCGGGCCTGTCCAATGGGAATCAAGGTGCGACAGTTCACCAAAAAGCTCGAGAAGGATGTGAAGGAACTTTATGGTTACGAGACCGGTTTGACCCTGGAAGGACGGCCTGCGCTCGATACTTACAAGCCCGGTGATCCAGAGTCGTTTATCAAGTGATGACAGGGTTGGCATAAAACGTGGGTCAGCGACGGGTGATTGGGAATCACTACGAGCTTATCAGGCATGGGATCACTATGCACAGCCTGCCGAACCGGGATCGCTGACCGCTGAATACAGATAGGAAGGGACGAATCCATGTCGGAAATTTATATCGTCAGAGACAAATTTCCCGGAGTTGTACAACAACTGATGGGCCGCTACCGGGTGTATGGACCGGTCTTTCAAGGCCAATATCATGAATATGCCGAGCTGAAGAAGGCCGAAGATCTGGACTTGAATTTTCAGAATACCCGCATGTCTCCCAAGGGGTTGTTCCATCCGGAAGCTGATAAAATGT
This region of Desulforhabdus amnigena genomic DNA includes:
- a CDS encoding hydrogenase iron-sulfur subunit, giving the protein MSEWEPKIVAFLCNWSSYAGADFAGLKRLKYPANIRVVKVPCAGRINPKFILSALRHGADGVWISGCHPGECHFVEGNYYARRKFALLKSFLEHTGIEPGRIHFSWILATEANKFAQMAQEVVDGVKALGPARHFIKKQAEV
- a CDS encoding 4Fe-4S dicluster domain-containing protein; the protein is MRAYTEKIREAAKRLLSENKVDVVIGFRAGTIPFMNEPFIAKNVKQVDQLVWDGNCGINLANYITKRTDRIAVVAKGCDSRNIVVHIMENQIKRDQLHILGAPCKGMIDRRRILAELKGKEPLQVEELDGKVQIKGRDFELSLDRKEYLQENCAICIHRNPVIYDELLGDLVEEQDVDRYEDIRKVEALPPEERWQYFEDLISSCIRCYACRNACPACYCPTCFVDESRPQWVGKTIDATDTRTFHFLRAYHLAGRCTDCGACERACPMGIKVRQFTKKLEKDVKELYGYETGLTLEGRPALDTYKPGDPESFIK